One genomic window of Flavobacteriales bacterium includes the following:
- a CDS encoding VCBS repeat-containing protein: MGAAQNSCTTAISVGVGSYVVSAVDGPEIPDPICAQNGLGNTSASEWYAFTATGINTITVSTDLPGSQGVDTRINVYSGSCGSLTCVGGDDDSGDGNTSIASWNSVTGVTYLIAFDNRWSSLGFHFSIVGSDPVNALINFTPQTVSVSGSSLAVVDMDGDGLDDLVAVTSTNINIHHQLATGGFSSTNITTTTADHSASWSLAAGDLDDNGFRDLMYGSGSGVTFMIANEDGTIFHEVSPPEYIFTQRTNFIDINNDGILDAFACHDVEPNCYFMNDGNGDLTFIQGGIGDTPDGGNYGSLWVDYDNDGDADCFISKCRGAQQPSGINQLLQNNGGVFTDVAPLVGLADNTQTWSSAWGDFDNDGDMDVLVGASSFQNGGHQLMRNDGFTTFTNVTVGSGYDTFTGVGHEHVTYDFNNDGWLDIMGAGNTIMINNGNMTFTQSPVPAGIGPMGDLNNDGFWDIVNEGTIYMNTGNNNNYLKVRTIGTVSNRDGIGARVEVMTAQGNQIRDVRAGEGFRYMSSIGAHFGLGLTDAITEVIVRWPSGIVDHIMTPTINGTLTVVEGAHPVGIDEAEAAELNLFPNPVQDILQVTASTDLSNAIINVLDASGKQVLNATLINGRFDVSKLTSGAYTVTISKDKTIMVRRFTK; the protein is encoded by the coding sequence ATAGGTGCAGCGCAGAATTCATGCACCACGGCGATCTCCGTCGGTGTAGGTTCATATGTGGTCTCCGCAGTGGATGGCCCAGAGATCCCGGATCCGATCTGCGCCCAAAATGGGCTAGGGAACACATCGGCAAGTGAATGGTATGCCTTCACTGCGACAGGGATCAATACAATTACGGTTTCTACTGATCTCCCTGGGTCACAAGGGGTTGATACACGTATTAATGTTTATTCCGGATCATGCGGTTCATTGACCTGCGTAGGTGGTGATGACGATAGTGGTGACGGGAATACATCCATTGCTTCCTGGAACTCAGTTACAGGGGTCACATACCTTATTGCTTTTGATAACCGTTGGAGCAGCTTAGGTTTCCATTTCAGCATTGTCGGATCGGATCCCGTTAATGCGTTGATCAATTTTACACCTCAGACTGTTAGCGTCTCCGGTTCATCACTCGCTGTGGTGGATATGGATGGTGATGGTCTGGATGATCTGGTCGCAGTCACTTCGACCAATATCAACATTCATCATCAGCTGGCGACCGGTGGATTTTCTTCAACGAATATCACTACCACCACCGCCGATCACTCGGCGTCATGGAGCCTTGCAGCAGGTGATCTGGATGATAATGGTTTCCGTGATCTCATGTACGGTAGTGGAAGTGGTGTAACGTTCATGATCGCGAACGAAGATGGTACCATATTCCATGAGGTATCTCCTCCCGAATACATTTTCACCCAACGCACTAATTTCATCGACATCAATAATGATGGAATTCTCGATGCGTTCGCTTGTCATGATGTTGAGCCGAATTGCTATTTCATGAACGATGGTAATGGTGATCTGACCTTCATTCAAGGTGGTATTGGCGATACACCGGACGGTGGAAATTATGGATCGCTTTGGGTGGATTATGACAATGACGGTGATGCGGATTGCTTTATTTCCAAATGCCGTGGTGCACAACAACCTTCTGGCATTAACCAATTGTTGCAGAACAACGGAGGCGTATTTACGGATGTAGCACCACTGGTCGGCTTGGCTGATAACACCCAGACATGGTCATCTGCTTGGGGCGATTTCGACAATGACGGTGATATGGATGTGCTGGTGGGCGCAAGTAGTTTCCAGAATGGTGGGCATCAATTGATGCGGAATGATGGGTTTACGACCTTCACGAACGTAACCGTTGGTTCGGGCTACGACACATTTACGGGCGTTGGTCACGAACACGTTACCTACGACTTCAACAATGACGGTTGGTTGGATATCATGGGTGCAGGAAATACCATCATGATCAACAACGGAAATATGACATTTACGCAATCACCGGTACCTGCGGGTATTGGCCCAATGGGCGACCTGAACAATGATGGTTTCTGGGATATCGTGAATGAGGGTACCATCTACATGAACACAGGTAATAATAACAATTACCTCAAGGTCCGTACGATCGGAACAGTGAGCAATCGCGATGGTATCGGTGCCCGTGTAGAGGTAATGACAGCACAAGGCAACCAGATCCGTGATGTACGCGCAGGTGAAGGTTTCCGCTACATGAGCAGCATTGGTGCACATTTCGGTCTAGGTCTCACGGATGCTATCACGGAGGTGATCGTACGCTGGCCTTCCGGTATTGTGGATCACATCATGACCCCAACCATCAATGGAACATTGACCGTAGTTGAAGGAGCACATCCTGTTGGCATCGACGAGGCCGAGGCAGCAGAACTGAACCTCTTCCCGAACCCTGTGCAGGACATTCTACAGGTAACAGCATCAACTGATCTCTCCAACGCCATTATTAATGTATTGGATGCCTCTGGTAAACAGGTCCTGAACGCGACACTGATCAATGGTCGTTTTGATGTAAGTAAACTCACATCCGGTGCATACACAGTGACCATTTCAAAGGACAAGACCATAATGGTGCGTAGGTTCACGAAGTAA
- a CDS encoding KTSC domain-containing protein, with protein sequence MKKIADSRKLLGTLPSATLQDLSARYKTLMKQHHPDKFTDEKEKAEAESYSKHLIDAYHFLVSIAPETHARNIEEYTLTTGTGAITDWHYQAQTLKLTFGDGTEYEYYHVPSNIYNKFLNNQSSLRFARRHICSSFTRRRLAKKTADEQK encoded by the coding sequence ATGAAGAAGATCGCCGATAGCCGTAAACTCCTAGGCACCTTGCCCAGCGCCACATTGCAGGACCTGAGTGCGCGGTATAAGACCTTGATGAAACAGCACCATCCGGACAAATTCACGGATGAAAAGGAGAAAGCAGAAGCCGAATCCTACAGCAAGCATTTGATCGATGCATACCACTTCTTGGTGAGCATTGCCCCAGAGACCCATGCCCGCAATATTGAGGAATACACCTTGACCACAGGCACCGGAGCGATCACCGATTGGCATTATCAGGCCCAGACATTGAAGCTGACCTTCGGGGATGGCACGGAATACGAGTATTACCACGTGCCATCCAACATTTACAACAAGTTCTTGAACAACCAGAGCAGCTTACGCTTTGCTCGCAGGCATATCTGTAGTTCATTCACTCGGCGAAGACTCGCAAAAAAGACGGCTGACGAGCAGAAGTGA